Genomic segment of Sulfolobales archaeon:
CCTAGTTATCCTAACAGGTGCATAGCTAATATATGGGGGCTCCCCCCTTCTATAGAATACCAATGTGTGTTTAAGCCAGTTCACATCATCCCTCTTGGGATAGTCAAGCCTGTAGTGAGCCCCTCTAGATTCTGTTCTATTGAGAGCACCCACAACTATTGTCTCAGCTACATCGAGCATGAAGTCTATCTCTAGGAAATCCCTTAGATTATTATTATATATCCTCGCCCTATTCTCAACCCTCGCCTTCGAGAACCTCTCTCTCAGCCTCTTAAGCCTGCTCCAAGCCTCCTCAAGACCCTTCTGGTCTCTGAAGACCCCTACCAATGAATCCATCATTGTCTGTAGCTCCCTCCTAATATCATATGGGTTCTCCGGGTTGCTCTCGGTGTGTAGGAGTTTATCGAAGATCCTCCTCTCCTCATTCTTAATAGCTGTATCAACCGTTGGGCTGATCTGTAGCATGGTGTCGGGGGCATTCATAGCATATCTAGCTGCAGCCTCACCAGTAAGCCTACCCCACACCGCGCACTCAGCAAGAGCATTACTCCCAAGCCTGTTAGCCCCGTGAACGCTTACAGATGCCACCTCCCCCGCAGCCCATAGATTGGGTATTCTGGTGCTCTGCTCATCAAGCATCACCTGGCCATATGTATCTGTATGTATACCCCCCATCATATAGTGGACAGCTGGTCTAACTGGTATGGGCTCGCTTACGGGGTCTACACCTATTAGCTTTCTAGATAGCTCCCTTATCATTGGGAGCCTCTCGTTTATCTTCTCCTCACCGAGATGCCTTAGATCCAGATGTACATATTCTAAGCCAGACTCCTCGTGAACAAACCCCCTGCCCTCTTTGATCTCTGTCATGATAGCCCTAGAAATTATATCCCTCGGGGCTAGCTCCATCCTCTGCGGAGCATATCTCTTTAGAAACCTCTCACCCTGCTTATTGATTAAATATCCTCCCTCCCCCCTAGCTGCCTCTGTTATCAAAACACCACTTGGAACCATACCAGTTGGGTGGAACTGGACGAACTCCATATCCTTTATCGGTATCCCAGCTCTATAGGCTATAGCGATTCCATCGCCTGTGTTTGAGTGGGCAACTGTTACAAATGAATATACCCTGCCAGCCCCCCCAGTAGCTATTATCCCCGCCTTACCTAGGAAGACCCTGTACTCTCCTGTAGCCATATCTATGGCTGTTACGCCTTTGAATAGTCCGTTCTCCAATATGATCGATGTTACGAAGTTCTCGTGGAAGAACTCAACATTTTCGAACCTCTGTAGATTATCATAGAGAGTACTCATCATGAAGAAACCAGTCTTATCTGCTGCAAAAGCAGTTCTAGGAACACTCATACCTCCGAAGGGTCTCTGAGCTATCCTACCATCTGGCAACCTACTCCAGGGAGTACCCAGATGTTCGAAGAACTTTATCTCCTCTGGCGCAAGCTTCACCAGAATCTCAACAGCATCCTGATCAGCTAGAAAATCGCTTCCCTTAACAGTGTCATATGCGTGGAGCTCAATACTATCGTTATTCTCCTTCGGATAGAGAACACCGCTTATACCCCCCTCAGCACTTACCGAGTGACTCCTCATCGCATGGAGCTTAGATATAACCGCTATCCTCAACCTATCCTTAGAGGTTAGAGCTGCTTGGAAAGCAGCCCTCAAACCAGCTAAACCAGATCCAATGATGAGCACATCATAGCGAAGAACCTCAACCATAGCCTCACCAACTAATTCTATGCAATCTAGAATATATCTATATAATCTATAAAGGCCGCATATATAATAGATTAAACTATTTAATCACCTCTAGGAGCCCTATAGCTTGTAGGTATCAACCATTCACATGCTCCAGCCTCTCACCCTGGTTCACCACGGATCTCATGGGTTGGCTATAGTTGAGACTATATCTAGCTAGTAATGCTTATAGACATCTATATCTTTATGTTGTAAAGCCGACTCTCATCTAGGATAAGCCCGCCTCTGGAGCAGGGCTCCCATCACTCTAAATCAACCTAATAAAGATTCCTGCTTTTTATTCAGGAGAGATTTAAAGGCATCCCTCTAGCATGGGATTAAATAATGGCTTATAATAGAGAGGTTAGATCTTCTATAGATCTGTGATCTATATATCCAGAACTATAGAGACCCTCCACATCCCATCCTGGGTTTTCTCTAGAGACATCTGGGAATATGTGACAGCTTTAACAACTATACCGGGAATATGTCTTCTCAGATCGAATCTCTCTCCAGCAGCATATCCCTTTAACATATATACCTGCTCCCCTCCCTCCTCAAACCTATATATCCCTTTAACCCGGAACTTCGAGAATACAAGTCCTCTGAGGTCATGCAGTATTAATAGATCTTCAAGCCATCTATAGAGCAGATTCTCAAGATCAAAGCCTCTCGACGAAACCTCAACCCCGATTACAGGTGATACCCTAGATAGATCTGGTGTTATATATCTGAACATCCCGAGAGCCGCATATTCGAAGAGCTCCTCAAGGCTCTTAGCCTCTACTATATACATTACATCAGCTGTATGATCTACATCTATAATCCTCGCCGTGTGAGAATCCATTAGAGCTCCCTCTAGTTTCTATAAAAAACCGATATTTAGCATTTCTGAGGTACTCTAGCTAACCGTTCCTATCTCAAAAAGCGGGTCTTCGATTGTAAGCTGTTAATAGGAGGGCTGGTTGGTTACATATAAATTATGTATTCCTGGGAAACGCTAGTGGTTGCCCGTGCCCAATATTTTGGTTACCTTGGTTTCTCTGGGCACGGACTTCCCCCTCGGGCACCCACTCATTAGTCGTGGGGTCATTGGGGGCTTCATTGACGGGCACCACTTGGCCCGCCTCGCGGGTTATGAGTATTATTCTCCCGCCACTGATGGCTACCACGCCGTCATTGTGGCGGGAGAATAGGTTTAGACATGCGACATAATGAACATTGTATGTGAAATCGCATTTCCTGCATTTAAACAAGCTACTACCCACTCTATTCCTCCTATCAAGGTGATTGCATACCGGGCATGTTATTGATGTACCTCTAGCATCCTCATCTTCAACACTCAATCCTCTCTCGGCAAACTCTAAATCTAGGTATGTGAAGAACTTCCTGTACGGGAATGTCTCTAACCTATAGTTCAGCCTCCTACCCCTAGTCTTCCTCTTCTTACTATTCTTTAGATCTAGATCCTCTCTAACTAGTGTAGCGTTGTTCACCTCAGCAATATCTCCGAGGATTTTGGCGACTTTCTTCAGTCTATCCTCGATCCTATGTCTCTCCCTAGAGCCGTACTTAGCGAGGAGCTTGTTTCTAATATACGGGTTCTCAACCTTCCTCTGAATACTCCTCCTAATACATCTATACCTAACCCTGATCCTCGAAATATTATATTCTAACTTGGAGAGCATAGCCACCCCCTTATCATAATTAACAATTAAGTACGAGACATTATCCTCATTAGTATCGATATAGATCTTATTTCTATGAGGCCTCGCCTCAACACTCCTGATAATCGTTAGGAGGTAGAGCTCGTCGCCATCGATCAGGATCTTCGAGTTCCCAATCCTAACTCCGTGGAGTTGTTCGAGGGCATATCTATACATCATCACAATGAACCTCACATGGCTTCCACTACCTTTAGACACTCTGAGGAGGTAGTGGTTGCCGTCTTGTTCGATCTTGAACGTGTCAATATGTAGATCAACTATTCTAAGATCTTTAACGGAGGGGTGATGGCTTCGATTTTAGCTCCCCCTTATCCCATTTCCTCAACTGCTTTCTATAGCCCTTATAGTTGGCTAGTGCTCTCTTATACGCCTCCTCAGCAAACTTGTTATGTAGATGTGGGTATTTCTCTCTCAGAGTTCTATAGCATAGATCGTGGGCTTTCTTCTTACTCCTAGCATCATTCGTCATGATTATGTTTAAAGCCTCTCCGACAAGCTCTCTATAGTCTTTAAGGAGTGTTTGAGCCTCCAGCTTATCCCTCTTTGTTAGTGGTATTATCTTAAGCTTCAGGGTTTTCCTTAGCTCAACCAGCTCCATATATCATCTCCTCGACTAGTTTTTTAATCTTCCTAAACCTCTGAGACCTCCTCCCGTAGATCCTGGCGGCTAAGGAGGTGATTATCGAGATGAAGTCTTCTATCAGCTCCTCCTCGTAGCTTTTCTCACTCTCCTCAAC
This window contains:
- a CDS encoding succinate dehydrogenase/fumarate reductase flavoprotein subunit, which encodes MVEVLRYDVLIIGSGLAGLRAAFQAALTSKDRLRIAVISKLHAMRSHSVSAEGGISGVLYPKENNDSIELHAYDTVKGSDFLADQDAVEILVKLAPEEIKFFEHLGTPWSRLPDGRIAQRPFGGMSVPRTAFAADKTGFFMMSTLYDNLQRFENVEFFHENFVTSIILENGLFKGVTAIDMATGEYRVFLGKAGIIATGGAGRVYSFVTVAHSNTGDGIAIAYRAGIPIKDMEFVQFHPTGMVPSGVLITEAARGEGGYLINKQGERFLKRYAPQRMELAPRDIISRAIMTEIKEGRGFVHEESGLEYVHLDLRHLGEEKINERLPMIRELSRKLIGVDPVSEPIPVRPAVHYMMGGIHTDTYGQVMLDEQSTRIPNLWAAGEVASVSVHGANRLGSNALAECAVWGRLTGEAAARYAMNAPDTMLQISPTVDTAIKNEERRIFDKLLHTESNPENPYDIRRELQTMMDSLVGVFRDQKGLEEAWSRLKRLRERFSKARVENRARIYNNNLRDFLEIDFMLDVAETIVVGALNRTESRGAHYRLDYPKRDDVNWLKHTLVFYRRGEPPYISYAPVRITR
- a CDS encoding zinc ribbon domain-containing protein, with product MRFIVMMYRYALEQLHGVRIGNSKILIDGDELYLLTIIRSVEARPHRNKIYIDTNEDNVSYLIVNYDKGVAMLSKLEYNISRIRVRYRCIRRSIQRKVENPYIRNKLLAKYGSRERHRIEDRLKKVAKILGDIAEVNNATLVREDLDLKNSKKRKTRGRRLNYRLETFPYRKFFTYLDLEFAERGLSVEDEDARGTSITCPVCNHLDRRNRVGSSLFKCRKCDFTYNVHYVACLNLFSRHNDGVVAISGGRIILITREAGQVVPVNEAPNDPTTNEWVPEGEVRAQRNQGNQNIGHGQPLAFPRNT
- a CDS encoding archease, encoding MDSHTARIIDVDHTADVMYIVEAKSLEELFEYAALGMFRYITPDLSRVSPVIGVEVSSRGFDLENLLYRWLEDLLILHDLRGLVFSKFRVKGIYRFEEGGEQVYMLKGYAAGERFDLRRHIPGIVVKAVTYSQMSLEKTQDGMWRVSIVLDI